In Chloroflexota bacterium, one genomic interval encodes:
- the holA gene encoding DNA polymerase III subunit delta, giving the protein MLYILYGEDDFSRQQVLDEIKSTIGDETALVTNTTVIDAPQATIGQLRAVAEAMPFLAEKRLLIIHGLLERFESRARSGRRKKAASTSNRQNEYQPLADYLVTVPDSTVVVLVDGKISSKNPLFSALSAKAKVKSFPLLKKEQLIQWVQNRVAGNGGSISPQAVTMLTDYVGSNLWIIASEIDKLILFTGGGQIEADDVRRVVSYVHEASVFNLADAILEFRGGMAEKLAEQLLQKGASPAYLLVMLTRQARLIVRVKELKNQRRAEAEIMGRLEIASPFILRRTLEQASRYTLPRLKEVYHKLLETDLAIKTGRYDAELAINILIAELCQRAAVRAT; this is encoded by the coding sequence TTGCTCTACATACTGTACGGAGAAGACGATTTTTCCCGTCAACAAGTGCTGGATGAGATAAAAAGCACCATCGGTGATGAGACTGCTCTGGTCACCAATACCACCGTAATCGACGCGCCGCAGGCGACCATTGGCCAGCTCAGGGCCGTGGCTGAGGCGATGCCCTTTCTCGCCGAGAAACGACTGCTTATTATTCATGGTCTGCTGGAGCGCTTTGAATCCAGAGCCAGGTCGGGACGGCGTAAAAAGGCCGCCAGTACATCGAACCGGCAGAATGAGTACCAGCCGCTGGCCGACTATCTGGTTACCGTGCCTGACAGTACCGTGGTGGTGCTGGTGGATGGGAAGATAAGCAGTAAAAATCCTTTGTTCAGCGCGCTCTCAGCAAAAGCGAAGGTGAAGTCATTTCCGTTGCTGAAAAAAGAGCAATTAATTCAGTGGGTACAGAACCGTGTGGCGGGCAACGGTGGCAGCATATCACCGCAGGCGGTTACCATGTTAACAGATTATGTGGGCAGCAATCTCTGGATAATAGCCAGTGAGATTGACAAGCTGATACTATTTACCGGTGGCGGGCAGATTGAAGCCGATGATGTCAGGCGGGTGGTGAGTTACGTTCATGAGGCCAGTGTCTTTAATCTGGCCGATGCCATTCTTGAGTTCAGGGGAGGTATGGCGGAAAAGCTGGCGGAGCAGTTGCTGCAAAAGGGGGCATCTCCGGCATATCTTCTGGTTATGTTGACCAGGCAGGCACGACTCATTGTCCGGGTAAAAGAATTGAAAAATCAGCGCCGGGCAGAGGCAGAGATTATGGGTCGGCTGGAAATAGCTTCACCATTTATATTGCGACGAACCCTGGAGCAGGCAAGCCGGTATACACTGCCACGATTGAAGGAAGTATATCACAAGCTTCTGGAGACTGACCTGGCGATTAAAACGGGAAGATATGACGCGGAGCTTGCCATCAACATATTAATTGCCGAACTGTGCCAGCGGGCAGCGGTACGTGCAACGTAA